The sequence below is a genomic window from Draconibacterium halophilum.
TAATAAAGTGTAGTTTTAACATGATATTTTTCGCCAATCAGCTGAATTCTTTTTTGGGTGAGGCTGGAGGCCATATTCAGGTGGCTTTTTGTTTTTGAGAATGCTTTTGATTTCTCAAACCCAATTCCATTGTCTTCAATTACTATTCGAATACTTCTTTCATTCACGTAAATAAATCGGATGATTATTTTTCCATGGCTTTGCAATTGCGATATCCCATGCCAAATAGCATTTTCAACAAAAGGTTGTACAATCATTGAAGGAATGTTATAATCGTCTTGCTGCAATTGCTCGTCGATAATAACACTAAAATCAAAATGGTTTTCCATTCTGAATTGTTCCAGTTCGATATAATTTCTCAAACGTTCTACTTCATCATCCAGTAAAACTGAGTTTGATTTAATGGAGTTCATCGTTTGTCTGATTAGCCGTGCAAACCTCGATAGATAAGTACCTGCTTCTTCCGATTTATTTTGAAGTAAAAATTTCTGAATAGAACCAAGCGAATTGAAAATAAAATGAGGGTTCATCATCGATTGTAAAGCCCTGTTTTCAAGAGTAACAAGCTGGTTGTCCTTTTCGCGTTCGCGAAGTTGCCGGCGATAATAACTCCTGATAATCAGAAATCCTAAAAACAGGAAGATGAGTACCCCTGCAATTTTTGTAATTAGTAGTTGGAAAAAGGTGGGAACCACAGTAACCGGAAGTTCAATTACCTCACTGTAGGGCTCCATGTTTTTTCTTGATTTCAGTTTAAAAGTATAGTGCCCGGGTTTTAGGTTCAGATAAACTACCCGGTTTTCTGTGCCCGATATCCAATCGTCGTTTACACCTTCAAGCATGTAAGCATAATCAGATGGCGACGAAGAGAAATTAAGACTGGAGAATTCAATGCTTAACCGGTCTATGTTTTTATAAACTATTTCTCCGTGAGTTAGATTGATCTCTTTTTCGTCGAGTGCTACTTTCGAAAAGTAGGGTTTTGTTGGTACAGATATGGCATTAACACATTCGCTTACCGGAATAAGTGTTAGTCCGTCGTCGGATGCAACGTATAAAATATTGTTTTGAGCATACAGGTCGTTAATGTTGTTGAATGTAATGTTCAGGCGATTGAGTACTGCTGTTTTACCCGCAATAATTTCTTTCGGATTTGAAATAAAATAAACGGTTCTTTGATTAAACAGAAAAAGTGTTCCGTTATAGTAAATCATATCTTTTAATTTCTGAATGATATGATTTTCAAGGTTATCAATAAGGTTATAAGTTTTATTATTGTGTATTAGAACCAGTTCCGATTTGTCGGCTTCCTCAATTTGCAATACCTCGCTGGTTGAGTCGATTGTAATATTCGAAGCTATCCATTTTCCGTCAAATGCGCTGTAAATTGGATCGGGAATAATGTTTCCGTCTTTAATAACATGGTTTGTATTTCCATTTACAATTAAATCCTGTTTGTAATTAAGAAAGATATTGCGAATTCGTCCCCAGTCGGTATAGGCTATGCGGAATTGCTGAAAATCGTTTTTTAGTTCACGATAAAATAAATTATCATTTAAATAAAAATTCACTCTTGATTCGGAAGGGTCGACTACCGGTTTTTTAACGTAGATATTTGTTTTATTAAACTCGTCGTATTTGATTGTATGGGTTGCCGGGTCGATTCGAAGATTCTTGTATATGTATAGCGGCGTACTGGAACCGGTCAACAGCAATGTATTGTTAGCTAGTTGAGTTATATTATCAAGAATAAATTCACCCACCTCTAATTTATCTTCAAGTATTTTCCCATCTTTAAAAGCAAATACTGATTTGCCATTGGTAAGCCACAAGAAATCTTTATTTGATGGTGAAATTGTTTGTACTCCCTTATCTTCAAATTTATCTGTTTCAATAGTTTTGAATTTTAATATGCCGTTGTTTATTTTATAAACACCATAAGTGGTAGAGCTGGTCCATAAATTATTTTGCTTGTCGATAACGAGGTTTTGAATTTTATCCATCTTATGGTGAAAGATCAGGCTATCGTTTTTATAACAAAACAGGCCGTTGTCGAATGTCGATACCCACAAGAGTTCATCCTTAACCAGCATGTCGTTAATCACCTTTGCATCAATCTTTACGTAGTTCTTCGAAACCAACCGAGACCCCTGGAACAGATGAATGTTTCCCTCCATGTCGCAAACGTAGGTAACTCCTTCGGAATCTGTTGTTACTCTGGTAACATAAAAATCAAGCCGGTGTATTTCTGCAATTTCATCTACTGAATTTTTTTCAACTATGCGGTTACTGTCCCAAAAAAGGAGATTATTATTTGTGTTTCTGGTAATATCAAAAATAATTGAACCGTTTTGGTCGGATGGTATATAATCTATATATCGGTTGCTTTTTATAACAGCAACTTCTCCGGCTCCGTTGTACATGTAAATGGTTGAGTCATTATCCTGGAAAAAATTGTGGTAATAAAAGTTTGTTTTTATTTCATCCAGAAAGGGCGAATTTTTTTCGTTGAATACCTGATTTTTATAGATATAATTAACCGAACCATCAATGTTCATACACCATATTCTTCCTTCCACATCTTCTTTCAAACGAACAGTTCGGTTATAACTCATCCCTTCGTTGGTGGTATAGCGAACATAGCTTGTTCCATCAAAACGAACAAGGCCGGCAGTAGTACCAAACCATAAAAAATCATTTCTATCCTGTAATACACAAAAAACCTTGTTGGTTGGCAATCCGTCGGCAATGGTATAGTTTGTAATAAACGGATTTTGCCCGCAAAGAAGCTGGGTAAAATATAATATTAGTGTTGGTATTAACAGGAGTTTTTTCACTATTCGATTGATTTGGAATAATTTGAAACTGCTTCTTTAAACTCATTGTATTTTCTACGCGATATTGCCAACTCTGTTTTGTCGTCCAAAATAGCGTAGTAACCCTCGAAGCTTGAAAACCCCTTCAGAAAATTTAGATTTATTAAGGTGGATTTATGGATGCGGACAAATATTGAAGGATCAAGAATTTTTTCAATTTCTCCAACTGGTTTACTCGACACCACTTGCTCCAGTCCCGATAAATTAATTACCGAGTAAGCTCCATCGGCCTCAATATACCTGATTTTCTCAACTTCAACTATCTCAAAACCAAACTTTTCAATTACCGTTATTTTAGGGGCGTATACAAAACCATCGTTAGCCTGGCGGGTTAAGTTGTTTAATGATTCGTCATAAGTATTTTGTATTTTCTGATTTTGCCGGCGAAGATCGAGGTGC
It includes:
- a CDS encoding LytR/AlgR family response regulator transcription factor, whose protein sequence is MKITVYSPEPTAYIKTKYFLQLILSLLVMTTYNAIIIDDEKNVQEALKILLERNCPNINICDTASSASQGRELLNNWDVQLIFLDISMPGENGFDFLASIQKEDYAIIFTTAYEEYALRAIKTNAIDYLLKPIDPEELKEAVSKATSHLDLRRQNQKIQNTYDESLNNLTRQANDGFVYAPKITVIEKFGFEIVEVEKIRYIEADGAYSVINLSGLEQVVSSKPVGEIEKILDPSIFVRIHKSTLINLNFLKGFSSFEGYYAILDDKTELAISRRKYNEFKEAVSNYSKSIE
- a CDS encoding sensor histidine kinase, with translation MKKLLLIPTLILYFTQLLCGQNPFITNYTIADGLPTNKVFCVLQDRNDFLWFGTTAGLVRFDGTSYVRYTTNEGMSYNRTVRLKEDVEGRIWCMNIDGSVNYIYKNQVFNEKNSPFLDEIKTNFYYHNFFQDNDSTIYMYNGAGEVAVIKSNRYIDYIPSDQNGSIIFDITRNTNNNLLFWDSNRIVEKNSVDEIAEIHRLDFYVTRVTTDSEGVTYVCDMEGNIHLFQGSRLVSKNYVKIDAKVINDMLVKDELLWVSTFDNGLFCYKNDSLIFHHKMDKIQNLVIDKQNNLWTSSTTYGVYKINNGILKFKTIETDKFEDKGVQTISPSNKDFLWLTNGKSVFAFKDGKILEDKLEVGEFILDNITQLANNTLLLTGSSTPLYIYKNLRIDPATHTIKYDEFNKTNIYVKKPVVDPSESRVNFYLNDNLFYRELKNDFQQFRIAYTDWGRIRNIFLNYKQDLIVNGNTNHVIKDGNIIPDPIYSAFDGKWIASNITIDSTSEVLQIEEADKSELVLIHNNKTYNLIDNLENHIIQKLKDMIYYNGTLFLFNQRTVYFISNPKEIIAGKTAVLNRLNITFNNINDLYAQNNILYVASDDGLTLIPVSECVNAISVPTKPYFSKVALDEKEINLTHGEIVYKNIDRLSIEFSSLNFSSSPSDYAYMLEGVNDDWISGTENRVVYLNLKPGHYTFKLKSRKNMEPYSEVIELPVTVVPTFFQLLITKIAGVLIFLFLGFLIIRSYYRRQLREREKDNQLVTLENRALQSMMNPHFIFNSLGSIQKFLLQNKSEEAGTYLSRFARLIRQTMNSIKSNSVLLDDEVERLRNYIELEQFRMENHFDFSVIIDEQLQQDDYNIPSMIVQPFVENAIWHGISQLQSHGKIIIRFIYVNERSIRIVIEDNGIGFEKSKAFSKTKSHLNMASSLTQKRIQLIGEKYHVKTTLYYEELYPGKTNPGAKITLLVPIVE